One segment of Cydia amplana chromosome 16, ilCydAmpl1.1, whole genome shotgun sequence DNA contains the following:
- the LOC134655205 gene encoding allergen Tha p 1-like, which translates to MRVLLLCLGCLLAIVAAAKDYDELFQTDTTMLLNDESKWKTLFNCLMGRGPCEEYEGVKDTLPKLVLSNCEECTPEQKEKFNKTMKQFLEKYPEDYTELSNKLLPKPE; encoded by the exons ATGCGCGTACTCCTCCTGTGCTTGGGATGCCTGTTGGCGATCGTGGCGGCCGCAAAAGACTACGACGAGCTCTTTCAAACCGATACCACGATGCTTTTGAATGACGAGTCAAAGTGGAAGACCCTCTTCAACTGCCTAATGGGCCGCGGCCCTTGTGAAGAGTACGAGGGTGTAAAAG ATACGCTACCTAAACTTGTCCTGAGCAACTGCGAAGAATGCACCCCAGAACAGAAGGAGAAATTCAACAAGACCATGAAACAGTTTCTGGAGAAGTACCCCGAGGATTACACGGAGCTATCCAATAAGTTACTCCCTAAGcctgaataa
- the LOC134655206 gene encoding allergen Tha p 1-like, protein MQLSIILLVCTGAHLAYSYDEKYDRIEIENIVANEDIHKAVNDCILGRVDCGPYWDEVRELAAEIAVDRCAHCTERQKVVVGTYISATKSKYPDIWRQIHQMFKKIPQKL, encoded by the exons ATGCAATTATCGATAATTCTACTCGTCTGTACCGGAGCCCATCTCGCTTACTCCTACGACGAGAAATACGACAGGATAGAGATAGAGAACATAGTGGCCAATGAAGACATTCATAAAGCTGTTAACGACTGTATTCTGGGGAGGGTGGACTGCGGTCCATATTGGGACGAAGTCAGAG AGCTAGCGGCAGAAATCGCTGTGGACCGCTGTGCGCATTGCACGGAGCGTCAGAAGGTTGTGGTGGGGACATACATCAGCGCCACCAAGAGCAAGTACCCCGACATCTGGCGGCAAATACACCAAATGTTCAAGAAGATTCCACagaaattataa
- the LOC134655208 gene encoding ejaculatory bulb-specific protein 3-like, translating into MKLLVLVALFTPLVVCYDAKYDSIDVDKVLADEAQFTAYINCMLDKGPCTVEHSADFRKLLPEVVATACEKCSDVQKANMRKSVKALQERKPTEFAEFRAKYDPKGEHEQKFTAFILESK; encoded by the exons ATGAAACTCCTCGTCCTGGTCGCGCTCTTCACCCCGCTGGTGGTCTGCTATGACGCCAAGTACGATTCCATCGACGTGGACAAGGTCCTGGCCGACGAGGCTCAGTTCACCGCCTACATCAACTGCATGCTTGACAAGGGACCGTGCACGGTGGAGCACTCCGCTGATTTCCGAA AGCTGCTCCCTGAAGTAGTCGCAACCGCCTGTGAGAAATGCTCGGATGTCCAGAAGGCGAACATGAGAAAGTCAGTCAAAGCTCTGCAGGAGAGGAAACCGACCGAGTTCGCAGAGTTCAGGGCGAAGTACGACCCTAAGGGAGAACATGAACAGAAATTCACCGCTTTTATACTGGAGTCCAAGTAA